DNA sequence from the Candoia aspera isolate rCanAsp1 chromosome 10, rCanAsp1.hap2, whole genome shotgun sequence genome:
TAAAGAGCaccagggagagagagaaagagggaaaatatGACAAGGCTGATATCATGAAACGTGGAGAGTCTGTCCTAAGATGGCATGGAGGAACAACCACAGGCCAACGGATTAGGCTCGTACAGCTGGAAGGAAAGGTAGAGTGATTTTAATACCAGACTTGATATAGCCATGATGCATCTGAGAGCATCTTCTGTACCCCTAAattctataatttttaaatttacaaatCCAGTGTAATACAAGAGTTTCTTTTCGGTGTAGGTTTTTGAATTCCtggttatttctttttattatggcTGTGGAATCAGTCTTTTAACTGCTAAAATATCAGTTTTTGTTTTGAGAGGTGAACCTTTCCGTGAGTGGTTCCCTCTCATTAGCATATTTAACCCTCTGAACTATTACGGAAAAACGAGGGGAAAAACGTTTTCACTTATTCCAACAAATCTTGCCACAGGAAAGTTGTATCTCTAATAAAACTGCCAGAGCCACAGTTTCCCTAAAGTCAGTATGACCACAAATAGGGCATTTTCAGCTAGAGCCACAAAACCCACTCGGTGGCACTTGGCTGATCTACGTGGCACTAATGGTTTCCTACCACAAAGGAAACCAAGAACCACCATCACCAATCCTATTTGGGCTGGCTGCAGAGTATAGAATAAGTGTTATTCTCAGCCGGCTTGATTTAAGCTAGTACAGCAACCTCGCCCTCTGCGACTGATGGAGGGCTCGGTGCCTCATGAATTAATTGTGCGACCGCTGAACCGCCGTGGGAATACACCCCTCGTGCCTTCCTTTATACAAGCAGCTATTCCGTCCTGAGCAACCCTGCATCCTCTCCCTCACGGCCGTCTCCCCTCAGGCGTCCCTGCCCGCTTTCCCCCGCTTCGCTTTCGCGCCTTCCCAATCCCTCCTCCCAAAATGGCGGCGCCTCTGCCTTTTCCCGccaaaatagttaaaaaaaagggggggcgaAAGACAAAAGTCGCCGCGACCCTGAGGCGTCCCCCGGCAGCAGGCCCCGCCCCTTTCCGCCACGGGAGGACTCGGGCGCGTGGGCGGCGCCTCGCCGCCCGCGGGCGGAGGGGGGCGTGGCGCGAGGCGACGGGTAAAGCAGTCCGCCCGCCCGGCCGCCCTTGTCCTCTCAGCCTCGCGCTCCCTCCCCCCCGCCTTCTCAGAAAGGGGCGGTTCCACTCCGGATCCCCCCTTTAGGGAAACTGCAGCCTGCGCTCCTCCCCCCTCAGGTGCAGATGCAACCGCCCCACCCCTCAAGCAGCACCCAAAGGCAGCTTCATCCCCCCCGCGTCTCTTCAGGGTGACCCCCCTCCAAGCGTGGGGACAGCCTTTCTTCACCCCCCCGCCTCGTGTCAGAGGTGTGTCTCAGTGCGTGCAACCACGTCCCCGTTTCCCAGCAAAACCCGGTGGGGGGGGCAGAGCCTAGCGCTCCCCCTGTCGGAGCAAACAAAAGAGGCTTCCTCTGGGCCTGTGGTAAGGggccgcccccccacccccgctttcaAGCGAGGAGCAACCCCAGGTACAAGTGGTGGTGGCCGCAGCGGCTGGCTCGCCCCCTGCTCGGGTCGTGCAAGAGGCTGTTTCTCGGCTCTCCCCAGCAGCGGCTGGCTcggcaggaggaggaggccttCAGCCATTGCACAGCCTGGCTTCAGTGGGGCCCCTGCAAGCCGGGGAAGGGTGCTTTGGGCCTCTCGGGAGGGGGGGAGCTGGAAGATGCCCCCCCCCAGCCTTTTTGTGTGGTGGGGCGCCCAGGTTTGTGAGGGTGTGAAAAGGTGTTTAAGCTGCCCTTGAAGGGAAGGCAGCCCCTGTGCTTTTGGAAATCCATTTTCTGAAGTATGGAACCCAGTCTTCAAACAGGACCCAGGCTGGTAATCAGGATTCCTGACGATTAGATATTGAGAGGTTCCCGTTTGGTCAAGGTTTTCTGAAGTAAACCTGGAGAAAATTTGAGGAAAAATACGGAATATTTTATTGCCAAGAAATAGGCTATTGTTCACTGTACTTTGATTTGTGGATTGAATTGAAGATCTTTCTATGGGTGGCTACAGGCCTTATTTCAAAACAACTCTGGAGAACTTCAGATTCTGTTGCGCATCTTTTAAAACCACTTTTTATAAAATTTTGcagttttgcttttctgtttttctctttaaataatCAGATTTTTagtttggtcatagaccagcatcaTTTCCTTTAAACatttgctttatttccatcagagTGCAGACTAGCagtactttttttatttttttaaaaaataaagtactaTCCTGAAAATCAATATAATGCAAGTGACTGACTTAGCATATTGAATGGCAGATAATTGAGATTTTGGTGGATCGATCTGTTTAAGTGACGTTTTTAAACAAACTTGCATGTCACAAAGCCCCCCCTCGCCATGCCCAGTATGATGCCTTTTTGgtgttttaaaatagtttatgaaaaataaaaaggcattttccctttttaaaaaaccatacaggtttatttcaacatttattaTTCAGTTCTCTTTCCCAGGCCTAGAATTATTGCTGCTTCCAGAGCCATCCTAAACAGAAAAATGGCAGGCTCTCTAAATGATACTGAGGCATTTAGCTTTCACAAGTTTCTGGTGGGAGAGAATTATGTAATTGCACAGCTCATAAGAGAATTGAAGTGTTTCTTATATTTGCACTGGCATATTGACTGAATTATGACATTGTTAGCACACCGAAActacaatgcaaaaaaaaatagtttatttgCATTAACATTACTTGAAAatagtcactgttgtgagatgggcagccatataaattaggtAAAGAATATCCCTAATATTCTGGTTGCTATAAAAAAATTTTTCTTGTTTATATCAACTATCTAATGAATTCCTCACCCCTTCACAGTTTTATAATATATCTTGTatctatcttttttgttttaacaagctTATCAGTGTATCAATCGCTTAGGACCTTGGTCAAAACTATCTCTATTCCAGTTTTATCTAGTGGTAAATGATTATACAACAACAAAATGACAAGACATAAATGAAGAAGTATGTGCCTTTTATAGATTATGCACCTTAAGAacacgtttttttaaaaatagtatgctTATGCTTGGAAATAGCTAAATTGATTAGAACTTCAGACTGAATACTGAATGCAGTTCTTCAGAGTGAATGTGAATTAaaattccttttactttttattttatggaCATTCCTTTCCCAGGATTTTTCCAAAATGTATGCTATGGCCTAAAAATAAAGATACTGAACTTTTGCTACTTTTTTTCATTATTGGTATAAGACAAAAATAAGTGCTGATGAATTTAGCTTTATTGCTAATGAATGGCACCTATGAGTAAATGTTTAATTGAAGGACTTATAAAAGGGAAGAATTGATGAACTTTACTCCGCAAACATGAATCTTCATGCATAATCTTGCATACATAAGTTATTTGCCCTGCCACCAAATTAGGAATACTGTTCCAGAGACAAAATAACACACAtgctttaaaaagtaattttttgatttatatactgcctttcttGTTAAAAGTACCCAGAGTGTTGCACAAACAACAACTCATttttacagccctaaggccagatacaataaaattatacagtAGCAACgatcttacatttatatatatattaaaaaaaaacaacaattagTATAATACGATctaaaatgaaaagcaataaaacacAAAGCAATAAAAGAGTAGCATCATAGTTAAAAATAAGATAGTATGCCAAAATGTATACTGTTCATAAAACTACAACAAACATAAAAACTGCAACAAAAAGCTATGCTCAAAGGGACAAAGCTGTTTGGTGTAAGAAACAAATGGATTAAATAACTGTTCAGAAGttccagtgtttgtttgtttgtttatgtttcaaattcctatcaccgcccatctctcctgaaaaggggactccgGGCGGTTTTTCCTTAGCGGAAACCATTCGTTTTGAGTAGCTGTGCATGTTACAATTTCATTGTCAGTTGTTGAATTCCTCAGACAATGCTGACTGAGACGTCGCCCTGTTGCttctctttttgtgtgtgtttaggGAACAACCTCAGATTCAGACACAGAAGTGATTAAATATGGACCAGTACCATCTCAGCGATGACAGCTCACTCCATTCTGAAATGCAGCTCCCTGAGTTTTCTGGGAATCAGGCTTTGGACTGTGGTGATACATTCAGCCATGATCTTTGTCCAGATATGAGAGACATGATTTATTCTGGACTGAGCAATCTGGATGTGGATCCCAGCCTTTCGGCCACAAATATGAACAGTGATTCGTTGGAAGACAACCTGGACACGTTGTCTTTGTACTCAGTGAAGGACTGTGATTCTGCTAAACTCCTTGAGGATTGCGATACAGACTCACGACCACTTTTGCATGGTGAGTAATCCTGTGCAGAGCTAATGTGGTAATATGTATAAGGGGAATTGTCTTATTTCAGATATGTTTTCAGGTCTGCCTTACTAAACTTTATTTCAGCTAAGGTAGTATTCCTCAGCTGGAtgttttccagaattgttggCATTTCAACtgtccagaattctcagccagtatGGAGAAATAGCTGTGCCAGGAGGTTGTTTCTTAAGGGTATATTCTGTATATACAAGGCTAATGGTAAAAGGAGAGGTAATTTTTATGTGATGGcaccaagtttttgaactgccttcctcagagcagctcttGTGGTATGTTCATAACAGTCTTTGGCATCTTGTGAAGTCTTTATTCTCCTTGATATTTTAAGaacctttaaatgtttttatgtaTTGGTACTATTTTgtattgctgctgtttttatgttGAGTTGCTATACTGCATTGCTTTTAATGCATTGCTGTAGGTTTCGTCTTGCTTTATTATGTGCTCTTTTGTCATTGCtgactgttttgtattttatatttcagaaATAACTGGTTATTAAGCGGTCTAAaagtaataaatgaataattgcCAGAATTTAGCTCTGGATGTACATGTTAAACCATAATCTGTGGTTTGAAAACCACTGGGGTTAAGCAAAAACCAAACCACAGTATGCCTTAGCATGCTATATGTAACATTAAGCAACCCCAGTAAGCCATGATATGGGTtctttgttttggcttagcatgtcgTATGAACACAACCTATATAGTTTGTTAATCATGGTTTAGTTTGTGGTAAAACACACATTGCTTCATATGTGTGAACCTCATAAATCCTGGAATTAATAATTTCTACCATTTTTGCAGCACCTGATGTCTCAGATACTGCTTCTTCTCTGGCACGTGAGATACCAATATAGATCAGGTGTATCTATTGAAACATTTTGGGGTCCTTTTGTGTGCTTAACACAGTCTGTGGACCCCACCTAAATTTCTGATCTTGAATGCCAGAAGGCTTTATTACTTCATTAAGCTTTACCACAATCCTCCAAGGTAGGATAGCATTATTTTGATATTGCCGAGAAACTTGCTTGCGTGGTTTGAACCTGAGTCTCCTGAGATCTCTCTGCTACTGTGTGCCTTGCACCAGAGACAggatagatcagcctttctcaaccttttgaccatggaggaacccctgcacattcaggctccaatagaggccagaagttacaactttATTATActcctttcatgtgtaggcctgtctatatgcattaacagtgttcttcaactaaaaataaacttacctcttcaatgtgaagttgcccgaatttgaaataattttttaaataaattgtgatctaccagggaacccccagtgacctctcgtggaacccaagggtgccacggaaccctggtggagaaaccccaGTGTAGATGAACTAAACATTGGTATTACTCATTTAGAATTGGGGCTTCCTGCCCCTTCAGCACCTAAAGAAGTGGAGCAAGGAGGCAGATCCGGTTCTGGcagtggaaagaaaggaagacccCAGCAAAACTCACTCCAAGCCCCTTTCTTGGATTGCAGCCTCTGCGGGAAGGTTTTCAGTAGCACCAGCTCTCTCAGTAAACACTATGTGACGCATAGCCAGGAACGGAAGCATGTCTGTAAGATCTGCAGCAAGGCTTTTAAGCGACAGGACCACTTGTAGGTATCTTTTTGACTAAAATGATTTAAATGCTCGATAGATAATAAGGGCTTCTGATGAAATCTACTCAGTGCCACATATGCGCACACTGAGTGGGCACTCCATAGTAATATGTGATGTAATCTTTCTGTCATGAAAAATGCAAAGCTGCCAGTTTAGGAGTAGCTCTGCTTACTGCAGTATGGAGCCACTGGAACTCTACAGGGTACCAAGTTTCCATGTATTGTGCAGCACTAGTTTAGTCTGGGTTCCAGGGATGAAGAGGcagctgaagaaaagaagaagggttTTCCAatgcttgggaaaaaaatagtCCCCTAACCGTTTGGAAGCAGTTGAGTGATAGATTGTGGGAACAGGGATTGCACAGGAAAATCCCATGAGCCAAAATCAGTTAAATTGCTAGCAAatgattaatcaatcaattaattaatttaatttaatttaattataatataatataattaatttaattaaaacatatcTGCCCTGCCATCTTTCTAGGAACCACAGCCCTCCGGTTGTTGAGGGGAAGTCACAAAGTGAAAAATTTGCATGAAAACTGGAGGCACGGAGTCTGGGTCTAGTGATCCTTGATGAATTTGTGCTTGTTGGTATCATTTCAGTCTGGAAGCAAAGGCAAATACGAGGGAATGTAGCTCTAAGCAGAGAAGCCCTCGTAGATTGAAAGAAAGCCCATTGTGTCAGAAGGCTACAGTAGACTCTCACTTTGAGACCTGGCTTAAAATTTTGTATATGTGGGCGAGTATTCAGCCCTATAAATCTCCACCTGAAGTGTGAAATGACACAGTGGGCTGGTTCACACGTTGCTTATTCAGTCTTGCCTTCCTCCTCATTCTGTGAGCCCTGCCCATTTCTAGGATCCCTTTGGCTGCTTACTCTCTCTTCATTAGGAAGGCAGCTGATATATTCAGTGCTGTGGGCTGCACCATAATACTCCTTTTCTTGCATCATCGTATATATTAATATATGACGATGGAAGTGATATTAGTATTTGATAGCAGTAATGGTTAAGCCTAGACTTCTCTTGCATGTTTCATGGTTTAatcttatatttttttaaaaaaaccctcaggaGTGGTCATATGCTGACacaccaaaaaacaaagccattcATTTGCATAGAACAAGGTTGCAATAAGAGCTACTCAGACCATCGATCGCTGCGCCGGCATTACGAAATGCATCATGGCTTGAGGTTGTTGAAGGATGATGACGCGTTTGAGGGCATGCCACCTTCACATGATTCACATGCCCAGATGGGACACAGCAGTTTGAGAACTGCAGAAAGTCTGGCTGTTCATCCAGAATCACAAGCACCCAATAATTCCGTCCTGCCCAACAGAGACCTGCTGAGATGTATTGTTAGCAGCTTAGTCAGCCCGAAGCTTCCGTCCGCTCCTTCGCCATCTACGGGACAGAATGAAACTGACTCCAGGGGACCCTTACAACCTTGCACCTCTGTCTGTGGTCAGATTCCACGTGTTCCCACAAGCACTACTGCACTCAAAGAAACCACTGGTGATAAAGTGATGAAGGAAATTTATCCTTGCCAAAAGAATACGCCTTCTTCCAGCATGTACACTATAATCAATCCTGGGAATTTATCTATACTTGGGCCATCAGAAAGCATTGCAAATTTGCCAGACAGGCAGTCCCATTCAGAACATCAGTTCCCTTTAGAAAGCAGAGCCTTGGAGTACTGGTCGAACAGTGGTGTGCCTCGTTTTCCATTATTCAGAGGCCAGAAGATTCCTACTACTGCTCATCAGCCAAGTGGCAGCTTCCAGTGGGTCAGAAATGTACCCCCAGTTGGCACCAAAAACAAGGGAAATGGTGTTTATGTTGCTCAGCTGTCATCTGCAGGTCAAGATGTTACTCAAGGGATAGTGGGACCATCCCATGGGTTTGACGCAGTGACACCCAGCTTTGAATGTCCAGATGTTTTATCATTCACCCCAACTCTTTTAAAGACCCAAGGGGAAATTTCTGGAGAGCCCACACTCGGTGGCTTTGAAGAGACATTTAGTCCAGCAGCAAGACTTCCAGATGCCCCAAAGCATAGCCTACTTCAGAAGGGCGAGGCTAGACCACTGTTCAGGCAGCTCTTTATGAAATCCCAGGAATCCACTTTGAATCAGGATCAGCTACAAGTCCAGAGTCATCTTTTCCAGAGGATCACCAAATCTCAACACATTGTGTCCCACACCCAGGTGTTAGCGCCATCGCAGCTGGCAGCTGTAGAGGCAGAACAAGTGGTAGCAAAATCACTTCCCAGTGTGTTTCAGCAGCAAGCAGATTTGATTCACCCAGTCCTAGAACCAGTGGAAAGTGAAGGGCTTTCTCTGCCTCTGAAAAAGGCTTTGACTCAGTTTCAAAGAGACTTTTCACCTGATACTGAGAAAGAAGGGTATCAGCTGCCTCTGCAGTCCTTTCAGTCATCTACCATACCCTCTGTAACCACAAACAGTATTTCTCACGCTAAGCACCCCGGGTCTTTAAAAGGATGCCTAGAGTTTAAAGACTTTTCCAGCCCTAACCAGTCAGCATTGTATGAAAACACCCCAGGAAACCACACTTATGGGAAGCCAAGGGAATTGGAAAATGGTTCTCCTTTgccaaggaagaaagagaagagcaaGACTTGCACTAAAGAATCCGGCAGCAAAGGGCATTCTCGCAGCGGTAGACCCCGCCGGAAGGAGAAACCAAAGTTTGATATAACTTCCATGGCTTCTCCCAGTCAAGTAGCCATGGCTTCGTTTTCCTTGCCCAGTACCTCATTTGATAGTGTGTCCAGAGTGAAGCCCAAGCTGACTATTTTCAACAGAATTCAGGCATGTTTTAAGGCTTCTTTTTAGAAATCAGAAGTAGAATACTTAATGCATATCAGCGCTCCTCAAATTTGGGGGGGTGATGGGTGCATTTGGAATGAGCGTGTGTGTTTTAGGAACCCACAAAAAATTGGCAGCTGCAGAAGGGCTTGCCCTTGTCACGAAAGAGCCGCTAGGGTGGGCTTGGatctaaaagaaagagaaaacgcctatttttaaaatcagtgggaGTTAGAAATGGCCCAAAACACTAGCATGCAGAAGAAAGGTGAGGCCCAAAAGACCATTTCACTGCAGACAAACTGGTGATGCTCAGTGAGGTATATAAAGGCAGTGCACCCATTCATACGTCATAGATCCACATGAACTCCCCACCATTCCACAACTACACAAAGCAAAAGGGCAAACGTGCATACGGTCTTAGAAAAACATGGAACAAAGAATAAATTGGG
Encoded proteins:
- the ZNF541 gene encoding zinc finger protein 541 isoform X2, translating into MDQYHLSDDSSLHSEMQLPEFSGNQALDCGDTFSHDLCPDMRDMIYSGLSNLDVDPSLSATNMNSDSLEDNLDTLSLYSVKDCDSAKLLEDCDTDSRPLLHELGLPAPSAPKEVEQGGRSGSGSGKKGRPQQNSLQAPFLDCSLCGKVFSSTSSLSKHYVTHSQERKHVCKICSKAFKRQDHLSGHMLTHQKTKPFICIEQGCNKSYSDHRSLRRHYEMHHGLRLLKDDDAFEGMPPSHDSHAQMGHSSLRTAESLAVHPESQAPNNSVLPNRDLLRCIVSSLVSPKLPSAPSPSTGQNETDSRGPLQPCTSVCGQIPRVPTSTTALKETTGDKVMKEIYPCQKNTPSSSMYTIINPGNLSILGPSESIANLPDRQSHSEHQFPLESRALEYWSNSGVPRFPLFRGQKIPTTAHQPSGSFQWVRNVPPVGTKNKGNGVYVAQLSSAGQDVTQGIVGPSHGFDAVTPSFECPDVLSFTPTLLKTQGEISGEPTLGGFEETFSPAARLPDAPKHSLLQKGEARPLFRQLFMKSQESTLNQDQLQVQSHLFQRITKSQHIVSHTQVLAPSQLAAVEAEQVVAKSLPSVFQQQADLIHPVLEPVESEGLSLPLKKALTQFQRDFSPDTEKEGYQLPLQSFQSSTIPSVTTNSISHAKHPGSLKGCLEFKDFSSPNQSALYENTPGNHTYGKPRELENGSPLPRKKEKSKTCTKESGSKGHSRSGRPRRKEKPKFDITSMASPSQVAMASFSLPSTSFDSVSRVKPKLTIFNRIQGGNIYSFTNAVKEEYFSPECSKAGGGPGERNEQGSSFVCATCNQLFYTERGLSSHMCFYGEQWQSPSGKEKQQVSEKEGQDDKDLQEGMPPKKKKRRARPKSLFIPPPLPVCSEIQPGTGGCYQSNLRSPVFLMDHLLQGLVQCSPYTPPPMLSPIREGSGLYFNTLCSTSTNTASAKMYTSVLDGMDGALLFSLVKDTTKINIEPHINIGSRFQAEIPDLQDRSAIENYEHPASLVWKPWGDIVTNRETQKRVTDLLKLACSSAMPGGGTNLELAVHCLHEAQGNILEALEMMLLQGPQKPSGHPLANYHYSGSHLWTPAEKQLFKKAFGLHKKDFYLIQKKIQTKTVSQCVEYYYSWKKILKFDCNRAQVVEKRPKIEQDEIELDEEKSV
- the ZNF541 gene encoding zinc finger protein 541 isoform X3, with translation MDQYHLSDDSSLHSEMQLPEFSGNQALDCGDTFSHDLCPDMRDMIYSGLSNLDVDPSLSATNMNSDSLEDNLDTLSLYSVKDCDSAKLLEDCDTDSRPLLHELGLPAPSAPKEVEQGGRSGSGSGKKGRPQQNSLQAPFLDCSLCGKVFSSTSSLSKHYVTHSQERKHVCKICSKAFKRQDHLSGHMLTHQKTKPFICIEQGCNKSYSDHRSLRRHYEMHHGLRLLKDDDAFEGMPPSHDSHAQMGHSSLRTAESLAVHPESQAPNNSVLPNRDLLRCIVSSLVSPKLPSAPSPSTGQNETDSRGPLQPCTSVCGQIPRVPTSTTALKETTGDKVMKEIYPCQKNTPSSSMYTIINPGNLSILGPSESIANLPDRQSHSEHQFPLESRALEYWSNSGVPRFPLFRGQKIPTTAHQPSGSFQWVRNVPPVGTKNKGNGVYVAQLSSAGQDVTQGIVGPSHGFDAVTPSFECPDVLSFTPTLLKTQGEISGEPTLGGFEETFSPAARLPDAPKHSLLQKGEARPLFRQLFMKSQESTLNQDQLQVQSHLFQRITKSQHIVSHTQVLAPSQLAAVEAEQVVAKSLPSVFQQQADLIHPVLEPVESEGLSLPLKKALTQFQRDFSPDTEKEGYQLPLQSFQSSTIPSVTTNSISHAKHPGSLKGCLEFKDFSSPNQSALYENTPGNHTYGKPRELENGSPLPRKKEKSKTCTKESGSKGHSRSGRPRRKEKPKFDITSMASPSQVAMASFSLPSTSFDSVSRVKPKLTIFNRIQGGNIYSFTNAVKEEYFSPECSKAGGGPGERNEQGSSFVCATCNQLFYTERGLSSHMCFYGEQWQSPSGKEKQQVSEKEGQDDKDLQEGMPPKKKKRRARPKSLFIPPPLPVCSEIQPGTGGCYQSNLRSPVFLMDHLLQGLVQCSPYTPPPMLSPIREGSGLYFNTLCSTSTNTASAKMYTSVLDGMDGALLFSLVKDTTKINIEPHINIGSRFQAEIPDLQDRSAIENYEHPASLVWKPWGDIVTNRETQKRVTDLLKLACSSAMPGGGTNLELAVHCLHEAQGNILEALEMMLLQGPQKPSGHPLANYHYSGSHLWTPAEKQLFKKAFGLHKKDFYLIQKKSV
- the ZNF541 gene encoding zinc finger protein 541 isoform X1 translates to MDQYHLSDDSSLHSEMQLPEFSGNQALDCGDTFSHDLCPDMRDMIYSGLSNLDVDPSLSATNMNSDSLEDNLDTLSLYSVKDCDSAKLLEDCDTDSRPLLHELGLPAPSAPKEVEQGGRSGSGSGKKGRPQQNSLQAPFLDCSLCGKVFSSTSSLSKHYVTHSQERKHVCKICSKAFKRQDHLSGHMLTHQKTKPFICIEQGCNKSYSDHRSLRRHYEMHHGLRLLKDDDAFEGMPPSHDSHAQMGHSSLRTAESLAVHPESQAPNNSVLPNRDLLRCIVSSLVSPKLPSAPSPSTGQNETDSRGPLQPCTSVCGQIPRVPTSTTALKETTGDKVMKEIYPCQKNTPSSSMYTIINPGNLSILGPSESIANLPDRQSHSEHQFPLESRALEYWSNSGVPRFPLFRGQKIPTTAHQPSGSFQWVRNVPPVGTKNKGNGVYVAQLSSAGQDVTQGIVGPSHGFDAVTPSFECPDVLSFTPTLLKTQGEISGEPTLGGFEETFSPAARLPDAPKHSLLQKGEARPLFRQLFMKSQESTLNQDQLQVQSHLFQRITKSQHIVSHTQVLAPSQLAAVEAEQVVAKSLPSVFQQQADLIHPVLEPVESEGLSLPLKKALTQFQRDFSPDTEKEGYQLPLQSFQSSTIPSVTTNSISHAKHPGSLKGCLEFKDFSSPNQSALYENTPGNHTYGKPRELENGSPLPRKKEKSKTCTKESGSKGHSRSGRPRRKEKPKFDITSMASPSQVAMASFSLPSTSFDSVSRVKPKLTIFNRIQGGNIYSFTNAVKEEYFSPECSKAGGGPGERNEQGSSFVCATCNQLFYTERGLSSHMCFYGEQWQSPSGKEKQQVSEKEGQDDKDLQEGMPPKKKKRRARPKSLFIPPPLPVCSEIQPGTGGCYQSNLRSPVFLMDHLLQGLVQCSPYTPPPMLSPIREGSGLYFNTLCSTSTNTASAKMYTSVLDGMDGALLFSLVKDTTKINIEPHINIGSRFQAEIPDLQDRSAIENYEHPASLVWKPWGDIVTNRETQKRVTDLLKLACSSAMPGGGTNLELAVHCLHEAQGNILEALEMMLLQGPQKPSGHPLANYHYSGSHLWTPAEKQLFKKAFGLHKKDFYLIQKKIQTKTVSQCVEYYYSWKKILKFDCNRAQVVEKRPKIEQDEIELDEEKIVCSPKKRHCHLPKQENKLKPRNYKKAVQSAFSPTSSQKEVLDRPKSTGSQGVFPCKECARVFDKIKSRNAHMKRHRLQEQMEPMIKIKWPIKHLKNEPKKEEKTLDMDFLQW